Proteins encoded within one genomic window of Bacteroides sedimenti:
- a CDS encoding MlaD family protein, with translation MKYFTKEVKIGIAGIVSLCMLVYGINYLKGVNLFKPSSYFYVKYKDIQGLAKSSPVFADGFRIGIVSDIFYDYEHPGNVTVEVELDNAMRIPKGTHAELVTEMLGTVKMNIILAVNPNEAYSIGDTIPGTVNNGLMEAVTKSVMPQMEKMLPKLDSILTSLNKIAADPNIPATLKSVRKTADNLAETTTQLRSFMNNDVPQLTNKVNTIGDNLIAVSNNLKGIDYASTFSKIDSTMANVKMVTAKLNRKDNSLGLLLNDSSLYRNLSNTGANASLLLQDLKANPKRYVHFSIFGRK, from the coding sequence ATGAAATACTTTACAAAAGAGGTTAAGATAGGAATTGCAGGAATAGTAAGTTTATGCATGCTCGTATATGGCATCAACTATCTGAAAGGGGTAAACTTGTTTAAACCCAGCAGCTACTTTTATGTAAAATACAAAGATATTCAAGGACTGGCCAAATCAAGTCCGGTATTTGCAGATGGTTTTAGGATAGGAATTGTAAGTGATATATTTTATGATTATGAACATCCTGGAAACGTCACTGTGGAAGTAGAACTTGATAATGCTATGAGAATTCCGAAGGGTACTCATGCCGAACTGGTAACTGAAATGTTGGGAACAGTAAAGATGAATATTATTTTGGCTGTTAATCCTAACGAAGCATATTCCATTGGAGATACAATCCCTGGAACTGTTAACAACGGCCTGATGGAAGCTGTTACAAAATCAGTTATGCCGCAAATGGAAAAGATGCTGCCTAAATTAGACTCAATTTTGACTTCGCTGAATAAGATTGCAGCCGATCCTAATATACCGGCAACATTGAAGTCTGTGAGAAAGACTGCCGATAACCTTGCTGAAACAACAACTCAGTTGCGGAGCTTTATGAATAATGATGTACCTCAGTTGACAAATAAGGTAAACACTATTGGAGATAATCTTATAGCTGTAAGCAATAACCTGAAAGGAATTGACTATGCATCTACATTCAGTAAGATCGATTCTACCATGGCCAACGTGAAAATGGTTACTGCAAAACTAAACAGAAAAGATAACTCACTCGGACTACTGCTTAATGACAGTTCATTGTACCGAAATTTATCGAATACCGGAGCCAATGCATCGCTCTTACTGCAAGACTTGAAAGCAAACCCAAAACGCTATGTTCACTTTTCAATTTTCGGGCGAAAGTAA
- a CDS encoding bile acid:sodium symporter family protein produces MLKFLKNWSLPLAMITGAIGYQFFSLLAPFTPFLIFTMLLLTFCKVSPRELRFEKLHFWLIALQLIGSLLIYFSIAGFNSDVAEGAMICMLAPTATSAAVITGMLGGSVSCLTTYTLLSNVVVALSAPVIFSLMGNNSTMPFFSSFFYICKQVFPVLILPFICAWFIQAKLPKIHSKVLSMPMASFYLWTVALAIVVGKTVAFLVNQKSTNYTNEILVAASGLVICCLQFFLGKSIGGHFKNRISGGQALGQKNTILAIWMAQVYLNPIASVGPASYVLWQNTINSWQLWKKRKKDEAASQRQ; encoded by the coding sequence ATGCTGAAGTTCTTGAAAAATTGGTCTTTGCCTCTAGCAATGATTACCGGAGCCATTGGTTACCAGTTCTTTTCCTTGTTGGCGCCCTTTACCCCATTCCTGATTTTTACCATGTTACTTTTAACATTTTGTAAGGTTTCGCCCCGTGAACTGAGATTTGAAAAGTTGCACTTCTGGCTTATCGCTCTCCAACTTATAGGTAGTTTATTGATATATTTCTCCATTGCCGGTTTTAATTCTGATGTTGCCGAAGGTGCGATGATTTGCATGCTAGCCCCCACTGCTACATCGGCAGCAGTAATAACCGGTATGCTGGGTGGAAGCGTCTCCTGCCTGACTACCTATACTTTACTTTCAAATGTGGTGGTGGCATTATCAGCTCCGGTTATATTCTCGCTGATGGGGAACAACAGCACAATGCCCTTCTTTTCCTCCTTTTTCTATATATGCAAACAGGTCTTCCCTGTATTGATACTTCCATTTATCTGTGCATGGTTCATTCAGGCAAAACTGCCGAAAATACATAGCAAAGTGCTGAGTATGCCAATGGCCTCTTTTTATTTGTGGACGGTTGCTCTTGCCATAGTGGTGGGGAAGACGGTTGCCTTTCTGGTGAATCAGAAAAGCACCAACTACACCAATGAAATACTGGTTGCTGCCTCGGGGTTAGTAATCTGTTGTCTGCAGTTTTTTCTGGGAAAGAGTATCGGTGGACATTTCAAGAATCGTATATCGGGAGGGCAGGCTCTTGGTCAGAAAAATACTATCCTTGCCATCTGGATGGCACAGGTTTATTTAAATCCCATTGCATCGGTAGGACCGGCTTCGTATGTTTTGTGGCAAAACACCATCAATTCCTGGCAGCTGTGGAAAAAGAGAAAAAAAGATGAGGCTGCTTCCCAACGTCAGTAA
- a CDS encoding TonB-dependent receptor plug domain-containing protein yields MKENLFTERRAARWKQFNHKSYAVFCSLKKEVNIGVLAITTLAFANVESVFAQTETSQQIKEYKLEEIEVTGSRVPLTLGEAARIVTVLSREDIQKAAVQSINDLLEYAVGVDVRQRGELGIQSDISIRGGTFDQISILLNGANISNPQTGHLTADFPVDMNDIERIEILEGPAARVYGTSAFSGAINIVTRNDKQSHAAVNLSAGQYGLFNGGVSGNFTKGKVSNQLSAGYGRSDGYIANSDFETLRAFYQGEYSGQEADIRWQAGVSDKGYGANTFYSAAYPNQYEHTRKYFASVQAETKGKIHFTPLIYWNRGHDRFELFRDNPASWYTTHNYHQTDVFGTNLNAYFNSLAGKTAFGAEFRNEGVLSNVLGKLMDKPVKVPGEGDHYFTKKDNRTNISYYLEHDILLPRFTMSFGLMATMNTGLDHKFRLYPGVDASYRLTEGLKVFASWNMALRLPTFTDLYYESKTNQGNPYLKPEKTQAFEIGTKYSSYALQTSVSAFYRKGENMIDWVKFNADDKWQTVNHTKLNNMGIEAMATLNFTRLLGNTSLLKKATLGYSYITQDKEIGDVYKSNYALDYLKHKLVLTIDHQIWRKLSANWAFRWQDREGSYTKYVNLKPAEEVPYPSFCLLDMKLMWTDRNYSIFAEANNLLNRKYYDLGNIPQPGFWGKVGFSYRLNFK; encoded by the coding sequence ATGAAAGAAAACTTGTTTACAGAACGACGTGCTGCCAGATGGAAGCAATTCAATCACAAGTCGTATGCTGTATTCTGTAGTTTGAAGAAAGAGGTCAATATTGGCGTCCTGGCAATTACTACACTTGCCTTTGCCAATGTGGAGTCTGTATTTGCGCAGACCGAAACCTCTCAGCAAATTAAGGAATACAAGCTCGAAGAGATTGAAGTGACCGGCAGCCGCGTACCGCTCACTTTGGGTGAAGCGGCGAGAATTGTAACTGTACTTTCGCGTGAAGATATTCAGAAGGCGGCGGTACAAAGTATCAATGACCTGCTAGAGTATGCCGTTGGCGTGGATGTCCGTCAGCGGGGCGAATTGGGTATTCAGAGTGACATCAGCATCCGGGGCGGAACTTTCGACCAGATTTCTATCCTTCTTAACGGGGCCAACATCAGCAATCCCCAAACAGGCCACCTCACGGCCGATTTTCCAGTAGACATGAACGACATTGAACGTATTGAGATTCTTGAGGGGCCTGCCGCAAGAGTATACGGTACTTCGGCTTTTTCCGGAGCCATCAATATTGTGACCAGGAACGACAAGCAGAGTCATGCTGCCGTTAACCTGTCTGCCGGACAATACGGGCTGTTCAATGGGGGAGTTAGTGGAAACTTCACAAAAGGAAAGGTAAGCAACCAGCTGTCGGCCGGATATGGTCGCTCAGATGGATACATAGCCAACAGCGATTTCGAAACGCTCAGGGCTTTCTACCAGGGAGAATATTCCGGTCAGGAAGCCGATATCCGTTGGCAGGCAGGCGTGAGTGACAAAGGTTACGGAGCCAATACTTTTTATTCGGCCGCCTACCCCAACCAGTACGAACATACCCGTAAGTACTTCGCATCGGTACAAGCAGAGACTAAAGGAAAAATCCATTTTACTCCGCTTATCTACTGGAACCGTGGGCACGACCGCTTCGAGCTATTCCGTGACAACCCTGCCTCGTGGTATACAACTCATAATTACCACCAGACTGATGTATTCGGAACCAACCTGAATGCCTACTTTAACTCTTTGGCAGGTAAAACCGCCTTCGGTGCAGAATTTCGAAACGAAGGAGTATTGAGTAATGTCCTAGGTAAACTGATGGACAAACCAGTGAAAGTTCCCGGTGAAGGAGACCATTACTTCACGAAGAAGGATAACCGGACAAACATCAGCTATTATCTGGAACACGACATTCTATTGCCTCGCTTTACCATGTCATTCGGACTCATGGCCACGATGAATACGGGGCTGGATCATAAGTTCCGTTTATATCCCGGAGTAGATGCTTCATACCGGCTGACTGAAGGGCTGAAAGTTTTTGCTTCATGGAACATGGCACTGCGCCTGCCCACATTTACCGATCTCTATTATGAGAGCAAGACCAATCAGGGAAACCCATACCTGAAGCCGGAGAAAACACAGGCTTTTGAAATAGGAACCAAATACTCCTCTTATGCATTACAAACTTCTGTAAGTGCATTCTACCGGAAAGGGGAAAACATGATTGACTGGGTAAAATTCAACGCCGACGATAAGTGGCAAACCGTAAACCATACAAAACTAAACAATATGGGAATTGAAGCCATGGCAACGTTGAACTTTACCAGATTATTGGGAAATACGAGCTTACTGAAGAAAGCTACTTTAGGCTATTCCTATATCACTCAAGACAAAGAGATTGGAGATGTATATAAATCTAACTATGCACTCGACTATCTCAAACATAAACTGGTGCTCACCATCGATCATCAGATTTGGCGGAAGCTGAGCGCAAATTGGGCATTTCGCTGGCAGGATCGTGAAGGAAGCTATACCAAATACGTGAATCTGAAGCCGGCAGAGGAGGTGCCTTATCCATCTTTCTGTCTGCTCGATATGAAGTTAATGTGGACTGACCGCAACTATTCAATTTTTGCGGAAGCAAACAACCTGCTCAACCGTAAGTATTACGACTTGGGCAATATTCCTCAACCCGGATTCTGGGGAAAAGTAGGGTTCAGTTACAGGCTTAACTTCAAATAA
- a CDS encoding NAD(P)-dependent oxidoreductase, giving the protein MKNIAIIGASGFVGSALLKEALNRGHRVTAIARNPEKITIDHPNLIIRRGDVMNPDTVKELVEGLDAVISAYNPGWTNPELYRDTMKAYPSILEGCKKAGVKRLLIVGGAGSLLINGVRLIDMGVLEETILPGAKALAEILYSLRENEKEIDWVFFSPAANVAPGERTGKYRLGKDNLVTDAEGESKISVQDYAVAMIDELEVPQHHFERFTIGY; this is encoded by the coding sequence ATGAAAAATATTGCAATCATTGGAGCAAGCGGTTTTGTGGGGTCAGCACTTCTGAAAGAGGCACTGAACAGAGGACACCGAGTAACGGCAATAGCCCGCAATCCTGAAAAGATAACGATTGATCATCCAAACTTGATTATCAGAAGGGGAGATGTAATGAACCCAGACACTGTTAAGGAACTTGTTGAGGGACTAGATGCTGTTATCAGTGCATACAATCCCGGATGGACTAATCCGGAGCTATACAGAGACACGATGAAGGCCTATCCATCTATCCTGGAAGGTTGTAAAAAGGCTGGAGTGAAAAGACTGTTGATTGTAGGAGGTGCCGGAAGCCTGCTCATCAATGGGGTGCGTTTGATAGACATGGGGGTGCTGGAAGAGACCATTTTACCCGGAGCAAAGGCACTAGCCGAAATACTATATTCACTGCGTGAGAATGAGAAAGAGATAGACTGGGTATTCTTCTCGCCTGCTGCCAACGTTGCTCCCGGAGAGCGTACCGGAAAGTACAGACTGGGGAAAGACAATCTGGTGACTGATGCCGAAGGAGAAAGTAAGATTTCCGTGCAAGACTATGCAGTAGCCATGATAGATGAACTTGAAGTTCCCCAGCACCACTTCGAGCGTTTTACAATAGGCTATTGA
- the dnaA gene encoding chromosomal replication initiator protein DnaA → MIDSSHVSLWNRCLRVIRDNVPETTYNTWFVPIVPLKFEDNALTVQVPSQFFYEFLEDKFVELLRATLYKEIGEGTKLMYRVIVDNSSKASVDLEATNRSTAIPQRAIIRNGNKAPSTLKAPSPLDLDPQLNPNYNFENFIEGYSNKLSRTAGEAVAVNPAKTTFNPLFLYGASGVGKTHLANAIGTRIKELYSDKRVLYVSAHLFQVQYTDSVRSNTINDFINFYQSIDVLIIDDIQEFASLTKTQNTFFHIFNHLHQNGKQLILTSDRAPILLQGMEDRLLTRFKWGLTAELEKPNVELRKNILKNKIHRDGLKFPEEVITYIAENVNESVRDLEGIVISIMAHSTIYNKEIDIELAERIVRKAVRCETRVITIEDIIDKVCKHFDIDPSAIHSKSRKREVVQVRQLAMYLSKKHTDSSSSKIGQLVGNRDHATVLHACKIVKGQVDVDKTFRAEVEEIEASLRKR, encoded by the coding sequence ATGATTGATTCCAGCCATGTAAGTCTATGGAATCGTTGTCTCCGTGTGATACGCGACAATGTGCCTGAGACTACTTACAACACGTGGTTTGTTCCTATTGTTCCCCTTAAATTTGAGGACAATGCGCTGACTGTACAGGTTCCTTCCCAGTTCTTTTATGAATTTCTGGAAGACAAATTTGTAGAGTTACTCCGTGCAACCTTATATAAGGAGATCGGAGAAGGAACAAAACTGATGTATCGTGTCATTGTGGATAATAGTTCTAAAGCTTCGGTTGACTTGGAAGCAACCAATCGCTCTACAGCTATTCCGCAACGAGCAATCATCCGTAACGGCAACAAAGCGCCTAGCACTCTGAAAGCGCCTTCACCTCTGGATCTGGATCCACAATTGAATCCGAATTATAACTTTGAAAACTTTATCGAAGGTTATAGCAATAAGTTGTCCAGAACTGCCGGAGAAGCGGTTGCAGTAAATCCGGCCAAGACAACCTTTAATCCGCTGTTCTTGTATGGAGCATCCGGTGTGGGCAAAACACACCTTGCTAATGCAATAGGGACACGAATCAAAGAACTTTATTCTGACAAGAGAGTACTTTATGTATCGGCTCACTTGTTCCAGGTACAATATACAGATTCTGTACGAAGCAATACCATTAATGACTTCATCAACTTCTACCAATCCATTGATGTATTAATTATTGACGATATACAGGAGTTTGCCAGTCTCACTAAAACACAGAACACGTTCTTCCATATATTCAATCACCTGCATCAAAACGGGAAACAATTGATACTGACTTCAGACCGTGCCCCTATTTTATTACAAGGCATGGAAGACAGATTGCTTACCCGCTTCAAATGGGGATTGACTGCTGAACTGGAAAAACCGAATGTAGAACTAAGAAAGAATATCCTAAAGAATAAGATTCATCGCGACGGTTTGAAATTCCCGGAAGAAGTGATTACATATATCGCCGAAAACGTGAATGAAAGTGTACGTGACTTAGAAGGTATAGTTATTTCTATTATGGCACACTCTACTATCTACAATAAAGAGATAGATATTGAGCTGGCTGAAAGAATTGTGCGCAAAGCGGTTCGCTGCGAAACGAGGGTGATCACTATCGAAGATATCATCGATAAGGTGTGCAAGCATTTTGATATTGACCCATCTGCCATTCACTCCAAATCTCGCAAGAGAGAGGTGGTTCAGGTACGCCAGCTTGCCATGTACCTATCTAAGAAACATACAGATTCTTCTTCATCAAAGATCGGTCAGTTAGTAGGAAACAGAGACCACGCCACTGTGCTACACGCTTGCAAGATTGTAAAAGGGCAGGTTGATGTTGATAAAACATTCCGGGCGGAAGTAGAAGAAATTGAAGCTTCTTTACGTAAAAGATAG
- a CDS encoding N-acetylmuramoyl-L-alanine amidase family protein: protein MKKSIIHTLTLISCIWLATVGCIPVSGKDFVLVLDAGHGGHDPGAIGNFSREKNINLNIALKVGRIIEQSCNDVKVIYTRKTDVFIPLDKRAEIANNANADLFISIHTNAAPGKAARGTETFSLGLSRSSANLEVAKRENSVILMEDDYKQRYAGFNPNSSESYIMFEFIQDKHMEQSVNLATLIQKQYRTHVGRPDRGVHQDIFLVLKATAMPSVLTEVGFISNPDEEQYLNTEEGTNALARAIFKAFEQYKIKHDVRHSKTKVPYRPDDEDDSKADIKTTPVSSTEKKDSATTNSRKEVRESATEKEQATAKEKDDIVKNSLNARINRKENKEEKIDKSSNQSGLIFKIQILTSGNKLKENDKRFKELSPIECYNEEGTFKYTYAASENYNEVLKIKKQIAGLFKDSFIIAFKDGVKINVNEAIKEFKSNRK from the coding sequence ATGAAAAAAAGTATCATTCATACCCTTACTTTAATCAGCTGCATCTGGTTGGCAACCGTGGGATGCATTCCGGTATCCGGAAAAGATTTTGTATTAGTTCTTGATGCTGGACACGGAGGACATGACCCGGGTGCCATTGGAAATTTTTCACGCGAAAAAAACATCAACCTCAATATTGCATTGAAGGTAGGACGCATTATTGAACAAAGTTGCAACGATGTAAAAGTAATATATACTCGTAAAACGGATGTTTTTATCCCGCTTGACAAACGGGCTGAAATTGCCAATAATGCAAATGCAGATTTGTTTATATCTATTCACACAAATGCTGCCCCTGGTAAAGCAGCCAGAGGAACCGAAACATTTTCACTGGGTCTCTCCCGTTCGAGCGCTAACCTGGAGGTTGCCAAACGTGAAAACTCCGTAATTCTGATGGAAGACGATTACAAGCAACGGTATGCCGGTTTTAATCCGAACTCGTCTGAATCATACATCATGTTTGAGTTTATTCAGGATAAGCACATGGAGCAAAGTGTTAATCTGGCTACATTAATTCAGAAACAGTACAGAACCCATGTTGGAAGACCAGACCGGGGAGTGCATCAGGATATTTTCCTGGTTTTAAAAGCAACAGCCATGCCGAGCGTACTTACTGAAGTTGGCTTTATTTCCAATCCCGATGAAGAGCAATACCTGAACACGGAAGAAGGAACTAACGCATTGGCAAGAGCTATCTTTAAGGCCTTCGAACAATATAAAATAAAGCATGATGTGCGGCATTCTAAAACAAAAGTGCCCTATCGTCCGGATGATGAAGATGACTCAAAGGCAGATATAAAAACAACTCCAGTTTCAAGCACTGAAAAGAAAGATTCTGCAACTACAAACAGTCGGAAAGAGGTTAGAGAATCTGCTACAGAAAAAGAACAGGCTACCGCTAAAGAAAAAGATGATATAGTAAAAAATAGCCTGAATGCCAGAATTAACAGAAAAGAAAATAAAGAGGAGAAAATCGATAAATCATCAAACCAAAGCGGTTTGATATTCAAAATTCAGATACTCACTTCCGGAAATAAGCTGAAGGAAAACGATAAAAGATTTAAGGAACTCTCTCCAATCGAATGTTACAACGAGGAGGGAACATTTAAGTATACCTATGCAGCATCGGAGAATTATAATGAAGTTCTGAAAATAAAAAAACAAATAGCAGGCTTGTTCAAGGATTCATTCATCATTGCATTCAAGGATGGAGTGAAAATTAACGTCAATGAAGCTATCAAAGAGTTTAAAAGTAACAGAAAATAA